The Dyella caseinilytica genome has a window encoding:
- the nuoE gene encoding NADH-quinone oxidoreductase subunit NuoE gives MKATGNYEQVKNVDPLVVLTEHTRHHIDHWLGKFPPDRKRSALIQALFAAQEQNHGYLTDELITAVARYIDVPAVWAYEVSSFYSMLETKPVGRNNVAVCTNISCWLNGGEDLLRHCEKKLGIKAGESTADGRVYLKKEEECIAACVYAPAMTVNGHYHERLTTDKVDEILDGLK, from the coding sequence ATGAAAGCCACCGGAAATTACGAGCAGGTCAAGAACGTCGATCCGCTCGTCGTGCTCACCGAGCACACCCGTCATCACATCGATCACTGGCTGGGCAAGTTCCCGCCGGATCGCAAGCGCTCCGCGCTGATCCAGGCGCTGTTCGCCGCGCAGGAACAGAATCACGGCTATCTCACCGATGAGCTGATCACCGCCGTCGCCCGGTACATCGATGTACCGGCTGTGTGGGCTTACGAGGTGTCCAGCTTCTACTCGATGCTGGAAACCAAGCCGGTCGGGCGCAACAACGTCGCCGTCTGCACCAACATCTCGTGCTGGCTCAACGGCGGTGAAGACCTGCTGCGTCACTGCGAGAAGAAGCTCGGTATCAAGGCGGGCGAGAGCACTGCTGATGGCCGCGTGTATTTGAAGAAAGAAGAAGAGTGCATCGCTGCCTGCGTGTATGCGCCGGCGATGACGGTCAATGGTCATTACCACGAGCGTCTCACGACCGATAAGGTCGACGAGATTCTCGATGGTTTGAAATAA
- the nuoF gene encoding NADH-quinone oxidoreductase subunit NuoF produces the protein MAVGPAPQEHQVVYTTLHFDKPWAMDSYLQVDGYKAWKKILAEKPDPASIVDIVKNSNLRGRGGAGFPTGLKWSFMPKGNMQKYILCNSDESEPGTAKDRDILRYNPHSVIEGLAIACYATGSTVAYNYLRGEFHHEPFEHFEEALKEAYAAGLLGKNIQGTGIDVDIYGALGAGAYICGEETALMESLEGKKGQPRFKPPFPANFGLYGKPTTINNTETYASVPAILRNGAEWFLNLGKPNNGGPKIFSVSGHVNNPGNFEIRLGTSFKDLLELAGGVRNGNKLKAVIPGGSSMKVLNADEMMDATMDYDCLQKAGSGLGSGAVIVMDETTCMVKACQRISQFYHAESCGQCTPCREGTGWMYRVLTRIVEGKGTQDDLHRLKAIAGQIEGHTICAFGEAAAWPVQGFLAKFWDEFEYYVQHGRSMTEDRLAETRRGVAA, from the coding sequence ATGGCAGTCGGACCCGCACCCCAGGAACACCAGGTCGTCTATACCACGCTGCATTTCGATAAGCCGTGGGCGATGGACAGTTATCTGCAGGTGGATGGCTACAAGGCGTGGAAGAAGATCCTCGCTGAAAAGCCAGACCCTGCTTCGATCGTCGATATCGTCAAGAACAGCAATCTGCGCGGCCGTGGCGGCGCAGGCTTCCCCACCGGTCTGAAGTGGTCCTTCATGCCGAAGGGCAACATGCAGAAGTACATTCTCTGCAACTCCGACGAGTCGGAACCCGGCACGGCGAAAGACCGCGACATCCTGCGCTACAACCCGCATTCGGTGATCGAAGGCTTGGCGATCGCGTGCTACGCGACCGGTTCGACGGTGGCCTACAACTATCTGCGTGGCGAATTCCATCACGAACCCTTCGAACATTTCGAAGAGGCGCTGAAGGAAGCCTATGCTGCGGGGCTACTCGGCAAAAACATTCAGGGCACCGGCATTGACGTCGACATCTACGGCGCGCTCGGTGCAGGCGCTTACATCTGCGGCGAAGAAACCGCATTGATGGAATCGCTCGAAGGCAAGAAAGGCCAGCCGCGCTTCAAGCCGCCGTTCCCGGCCAACTTCGGCCTGTACGGCAAGCCGACCACGATCAATAACACCGAGACCTATGCTTCGGTGCCGGCCATCCTGCGCAACGGCGCCGAGTGGTTCCTCAATCTCGGCAAACCGAACAACGGCGGTCCGAAGATCTTCTCGGTGTCCGGTCACGTCAACAATCCGGGCAACTTCGAGATCCGTCTCGGCACGTCGTTCAAGGACCTGCTGGAATTGGCCGGTGGTGTTCGCAACGGCAACAAGCTGAAGGCGGTCATTCCCGGTGGCTCCTCGATGAAGGTGCTCAACGCCGACGAAATGATGGACGCCACCATGGATTACGACTGTCTGCAGAAGGCAGGTTCGGGCCTGGGTTCCGGCGCCGTGATCGTGATGGACGAGACCACTTGCATGGTGAAGGCCTGCCAGCGCATCTCGCAGTTTTATCACGCCGAATCCTGCGGCCAGTGCACGCCATGCCGCGAAGGCACTGGCTGGATGTATCGCGTGTTGACCCGCATCGTGGAAGGCAAGGGCACGCAGGATGACCTGCATCGCCTGAAAGCCATCGCCGGCCAGATCGAGGGCCACACCATCTGCGCATTCGGCGAAGCCGCCGCGTGGCCGGTGCAGGGCTTCCTCGCCAAGTTCTGGGATGAATTCGAATATTACGTGCAGCATGGTCGCTCGATGACCGAAGACCGGCTTGCCGAAACCCGTCGTGGAGTTGCTGCATGA
- the nuoG gene encoding NADH-quinone oxidoreductase subunit NuoG: protein MSAQPANTAPDLLNIEIDGKPTQIRKGAMIIEAADAIGIAIPRFCYHRKLPIAANCRMCLVDVEMGGRPMPKPQPACATPVAEGMKVTTRTEKALKFQRDVMEFLLINHPLDCPICDQGGECELQDVALGYGRSVSRYTERKRTIADENLGSLVATEMTRCIQCTRCVRFTSEIAGTYELGGMSRGENLQIGTYIGKTLETELSGNIIDVCPVGALTNKPFQFKARAWELIAKPSIAYHDALGSNLWLHSRRGEVLRTVPRDNEAVNECWLSDRDRYSHQGLYAADRVHAPQLKRNGQWQNTTWEDALAAAAEALKSVSGNDLGVLVHPSTTNEEGDLLVRLARGLGSAHVDHRLRQLDFADNAVARSFGMPVAGVDKVKAALLVGSDLRHEMPLLNHRVHQAVKKGAKVYAVNPAEFHFNYKLAGEAIVAPHALPDALLSLAKAAVAAGVTAPAHLADAINAAANDQGDADAIAALKSGHAVVILGEAAVTHPQASWLRAIARFIAEATGASYNELPAGANAIGLAKVGVLPGHGGLHAQAMLAQPRKAYVLYGVELPHDFADGTAVTNALHGTQHIIAFTAFASPALRDVADVILPIGLLPEIDGTLVNVDGFAQRVEAGAKAPGETRPGWKVLRALGGLMKLAGFEFDDLAGLRSGIVEGNPVGTQGLAERKQVQGLSRLATWPIYRSDAVLRRATALQAHPLNRAPAARLNEAEARRHGLGEGDQVKLANVVLPVAIDATVPDGAVWIEAAHDQTATLPPYGAAITLSKA from the coding sequence ATGAGTGCGCAGCCAGCCAATACCGCGCCCGATCTTCTGAACATCGAGATCGATGGCAAGCCTACGCAGATCCGCAAGGGTGCGATGATCATCGAGGCGGCCGACGCCATCGGTATCGCGATTCCGCGCTTCTGCTATCACCGCAAGCTGCCGATCGCTGCCAATTGCCGCATGTGCCTGGTCGACGTCGAAATGGGCGGTCGTCCGATGCCCAAGCCGCAGCCGGCGTGCGCTACCCCGGTGGCCGAAGGCATGAAGGTCACCACCCGCACGGAAAAGGCGCTGAAATTCCAGCGCGACGTGATGGAGTTCCTGCTCATCAACCATCCACTCGATTGCCCGATCTGCGATCAGGGCGGCGAGTGCGAACTGCAGGATGTTGCGCTTGGCTATGGTCGCAGCGTGTCGCGCTACACCGAACGCAAGCGCACCATCGCCGATGAAAACCTCGGCTCGCTGGTCGCTACCGAGATGACTCGCTGCATCCAGTGCACGCGCTGCGTGCGCTTCACCAGTGAGATTGCCGGTACCTACGAACTCGGCGGCATGAGCCGCGGCGAGAACCTGCAGATCGGCACATACATTGGTAAAACGCTTGAGACGGAGCTGTCGGGTAACATCATCGACGTCTGCCCGGTCGGCGCGCTGACCAACAAGCCGTTCCAGTTCAAGGCCCGTGCATGGGAACTGATCGCCAAGCCGTCGATTGCCTATCACGATGCGCTGGGTTCCAACTTGTGGTTGCATTCACGCCGCGGCGAAGTGCTGCGCACGGTGCCGCGCGACAACGAAGCCGTCAACGAATGCTGGCTGTCTGACCGTGATCGCTACAGCCACCAGGGCCTGTATGCCGCAGATCGCGTGCATGCACCGCAGTTGAAGCGCAACGGCCAGTGGCAGAACACCACCTGGGAAGATGCGTTGGCCGCTGCGGCCGAAGCGCTGAAGAGCGTTTCCGGCAACGATCTCGGCGTGCTGGTGCATCCGTCGACCACCAACGAAGAAGGCGACCTGCTCGTGCGTCTGGCGCGCGGTCTTGGCAGCGCGCACGTCGACCATCGCCTGCGTCAGCTCGATTTCGCTGATAACGCCGTCGCTCGCTCATTCGGCATGCCGGTAGCAGGTGTGGATAAGGTGAAGGCGGCGCTGCTGGTCGGCTCTGACCTGCGTCATGAAATGCCGCTGCTCAATCATCGCGTGCATCAAGCGGTGAAGAAGGGCGCCAAGGTGTATGCCGTCAATCCGGCAGAATTCCATTTCAACTACAAGCTCGCGGGCGAGGCGATTGTCGCGCCGCACGCACTGCCCGACGCACTGCTGTCGCTGGCGAAGGCTGCGGTGGCTGCCGGTGTTACGGCACCAGCCCATCTGGCCGACGCGATCAACGCTGCTGCCAACGATCAGGGCGACGCCGATGCCATCGCCGCGCTCAAGTCGGGTCATGCCGTGGTGATTTTGGGCGAGGCGGCGGTCACCCATCCGCAGGCCTCCTGGCTTCGTGCCATCGCGCGTTTCATCGCCGAGGCAACGGGTGCTTCGTACAACGAGCTGCCGGCCGGCGCCAATGCGATTGGACTGGCCAAGGTGGGTGTGCTGCCGGGCCATGGCGGTCTGCATGCACAGGCCATGCTGGCTCAACCGCGCAAGGCTTACGTACTTTACGGCGTTGAGTTGCCGCATGACTTCGCGGACGGTACGGCTGTCACCAATGCCCTGCACGGCACGCAGCACATCATTGCTTTCACCGCCTTTGCCAGCCCGGCGCTGCGCGATGTGGCCGATGTGATCCTGCCGATTGGCCTTCTGCCGGAAATCGATGGCACGCTGGTTAACGTCGACGGTTTTGCGCAGCGTGTCGAGGCTGGCGCTAAGGCGCCGGGCGAAACACGTCCGGGCTGGAAGGTATTGCGTGCACTGGGCGGCCTGATGAAGTTGGCCGGCTTTGAATTCGACGATCTGGCCGGTCTGCGCAGCGGCATCGTGGAAGGTAATCCGGTTGGCACGCAGGGTCTGGCCGAGCGTAAGCAGGTCCAGGGTCTGAGCCGTCTCGCTACCTGGCCAATCTACCGCAGCGACGCGGTGTTGCGTCGCGCTACCGCGCTACAGGCCCACCCACTTAATCGTGCGCCGGCGGCCCGCTTGAATGAGGCCGAGGCACGGCGGCATGGATTGGGCGAGGGCGATCAGGTCAAGCTCGCGAATGTTGTTTTGCCAGTGGCGATCGATGCGACGGTGCCCGATGGCGCCGTGTGGATCGAAGCCGCCCACGATCAGACCGCGACGCTGCCGCCTTACGGCGCGGCTATCACCTTGAGCAAGGCGTAA
- the nuoH gene encoding NADH-quinone oxidoreductase subunit NuoH, with amino-acid sequence MGDQILHQLIIPILLVLAVVIPLTLTVALYVYWERKVLGWMHVRMGPNQVGPLGLLQAFADVVKLICKEVILPTNANKFLYYTAPLLALIPALAAWAVVPFGARFALSNANAGLLYLLAMTSLGVYGIILAGWASNSRYALLGAMRSAAQVISYELAMGLCLVCVLVLAGSLNLTDIVTAQSGHKGILDWFMWPLLPVFVVYFISGVAETNRAPFDVAEGESEIVAGFHVEYSGSTFALFFLAEYANMILVAFLASLLFMGGWLSPFPESVPVLGHASFIWLLLKAFFFAFLFLWFRATFPRYRYDQIMRLGWKVFIPIAIVWVFVAGCMKYYGWVHIGTGG; translated from the coding sequence ATGGGCGATCAGATTCTTCATCAGCTAATCATCCCTATATTGCTGGTCCTGGCGGTCGTCATTCCGCTCACCCTGACGGTGGCGCTGTACGTGTACTGGGAACGCAAGGTGCTCGGCTGGATGCACGTGCGTATGGGGCCCAACCAGGTCGGTCCGTTGGGTTTGTTGCAGGCCTTCGCCGACGTGGTGAAGCTGATCTGCAAGGAAGTGATCCTTCCTACCAATGCCAACAAGTTCCTGTATTACACGGCACCGCTGCTGGCCTTGATTCCCGCGCTGGCAGCATGGGCGGTGGTACCTTTCGGTGCGCGCTTTGCGTTGTCCAACGCCAATGCTGGTCTGCTCTATCTGCTCGCGATGACATCGCTGGGTGTGTACGGCATCATCCTCGCCGGCTGGGCCTCCAACTCGCGCTATGCGCTGCTGGGCGCCATGCGCTCGGCCGCGCAGGTGATCTCCTACGAATTGGCGATGGGCTTGTGCCTGGTCTGCGTGCTGGTGCTCGCGGGCAGCCTCAATCTCACCGACATCGTCACGGCACAGAGCGGTCACAAGGGCATCCTGGACTGGTTCATGTGGCCGCTGCTGCCAGTGTTCGTGGTCTATTTCATCTCGGGTGTGGCCGAAACCAATCGCGCGCCCTTTGACGTGGCCGAAGGCGAGTCGGAAATCGTCGCCGGTTTCCATGTGGAATATTCGGGCTCTACGTTCGCGCTGTTCTTCCTGGCCGAATACGCCAACATGATTCTGGTCGCCTTCCTGGCTTCGCTCCTGTTCATGGGCGGCTGGCTGAGTCCGTTCCCGGAAAGCGTGCCGGTGCTTGGACACGCCAGTTTCATCTGGCTATTGCTGAAGGCTTTCTTCTTCGCGTTCCTGTTCCTGTGGTTCCGCGCCACTTTCCCGCGCTATCGCTATGACCAGATCATGCGCCTGGGTTGGAAGGTATTCATTCCCATCGCCATCGTGTGGGTGTTCGTCGCCGGTTGCATGAAGTACTACGGCTGGGTTCACATCGGCACGGGGGGCTAA
- the nuoI gene encoding NADH-quinone oxidoreductase subunit NuoI: MSRITNYFKSLLLIELLKGMALTARYLVSPKYTMRYPMEHIPKSNRFRGLHALRRYANGEERCIACKLCEAVCPALAITIDSAPRPSDGQRRTTRYDIDLFKCIFCGFCEESCPVDSIVETHVHEYHFEHRGENVVTKPQLLAIGDRFEAEVAAARAQDAAYR, from the coding sequence ATGTCTCGCATTACCAACTACTTCAAAAGCCTGCTGCTCATCGAATTGCTCAAGGGCATGGCGTTGACGGCCCGTTACTTGGTCAGTCCCAAGTACACGATGCGCTATCCGATGGAGCACATTCCCAAGTCCAACCGCTTTCGCGGTCTGCACGCGCTGCGTCGTTATGCCAACGGCGAAGAGCGATGCATCGCGTGCAAGCTGTGTGAAGCCGTGTGCCCCGCATTGGCCATCACCATCGATTCCGCTCCGCGTCCGAGCGACGGCCAACGCCGCACCACGCGCTACGACATCGACTTGTTCAAGTGCATCTTCTGCGGATTCTGCGAAGAAAGCTGCCCGGTGGACTCGATCGTGGAGACGCATGTGCATGAATACCACTTCGAACATCGCGGCGAGAACGTGGTGACCAAGCCTCAGCTGCTCGCCATCGGTGATCGCTTCGAGGCTGAAGTCGCGGCGGCACGTGCGCAAGACGCGGCCTATCGCTGA
- a CDS encoding NADH-quinone oxidoreductase subunit J, whose product MIDPSVFQLVCFYAFAAVTVVAALSVVTLRNSVHAVLALVLTFFSTACIWMLAEAEFLAIALIVVYVGAVMVLFLFVVMMLDIDQEKLREGFVKFLPVGLIVAVAMLVEMLGLIGVRVLHAQTMGENPATAAGMSNTAWLGHALYTDYLLPFEVAALILTVGVVAAVALTLRQRTGVRHQQASEQVLVNPRDRVRVVKMAAERPVDSQAAPAQEPKP is encoded by the coding sequence ATGATTGATCCTTCTGTGTTCCAACTTGTTTGTTTCTACGCCTTCGCCGCGGTCACCGTCGTGGCGGCGCTGTCGGTGGTTACCCTGCGCAACTCGGTACACGCCGTGCTCGCCTTGGTGCTCACCTTCTTCAGTACCGCCTGCATCTGGATGCTCGCCGAGGCGGAATTTCTCGCAATCGCCCTGATCGTGGTCTACGTCGGCGCGGTGATGGTGCTGTTCCTGTTCGTGGTGATGATGCTCGACATCGACCAGGAAAAGCTGCGCGAGGGCTTCGTGAAATTCTTGCCGGTCGGCCTGATCGTCGCGGTCGCGATGCTGGTGGAAATGCTCGGCCTGATTGGCGTGCGTGTGCTGCATGCCCAGACCATGGGTGAGAATCCGGCTACCGCCGCGGGCATGTCCAACACCGCATGGCTGGGCCACGCGCTCTACACCGACTATCTGCTGCCGTTCGAAGTCGCTGCGCTCATCCTCACCGTGGGTGTGGTCGCCGCTGTGGCACTCACCTTGCGCCAGCGCACCGGTGTGCGTCATCAGCAAGCCAGCGAGCAGGTGCTGGTCAATCCGCGCGACCGTGTGCGCGTGGTGAAGATGGCAGCCGAGCGTCCTGTCGACAGCCAGGCTGCACCGGCCCAGGAGCCCAAGCCATGA
- the nuoK gene encoding NADH-quinone oxidoreductase subunit NuoK has translation MITLSHYIVLGAILFCISVAGLFINRKNVIVLLMAIELMLLAVNINFVAFSRFNHDVAGQVFVFFILTVAAAESAIGLAILVLLFRNRRTVNVAEIDSMKG, from the coding sequence ATGATTACGCTTTCACACTACATCGTGCTTGGCGCGATCCTGTTCTGTATCTCGGTGGCCGGCCTGTTCATCAACCGCAAGAACGTCATCGTGTTGCTGATGGCGATCGAGTTGATGCTGCTTGCCGTGAACATCAACTTCGTGGCCTTCTCCCGCTTCAATCACGACGTGGCCGGGCAGGTCTTCGTTTTCTTCATCCTCACCGTGGCCGCCGCAGAGTCTGCAATCGGCCTGGCGATCCTGGTCCTGCTGTTCCGTAACCGCAGAACGGTCAACGTCGCCGAAATCGACAGCATGAAGGGCTGA
- the nuoL gene encoding NADH-quinone oxidoreductase subunit L: protein MELSSSILLTIALAPLVGCLLAGFLGKQIGRVGAHSVTILGLLVSCGLSFYVLYQITAGGAPVYNHNLYTWFEIGKYTASVGFLIDRLTAMMMVVVTFVSLLVHVYTIGYMADDDGYQRFFSYISLFTFSMLMLVMSNNFLQLFFGWEAVGLVSYLLIGFWYKRPTAIFANLKAFLVNRVGDFGFLLGIAAILYFLGTLDYATAFASAPTLVGKTLTLTQNIHWDAATVICILLFIGAMGKSAQVPLHVWLPDSMEGPTPISALIHAATMVTAGIFMVARMSPLYELSDTALSFVLVIGATGALFTGLIGIVQNDIKRVVAYSTLSQLGYMTVALGVSAYAGAVFHLMTHAFFKALLFLGAGSVIIAMHHEQDMRYMGGLRKYMPITCITMWIGALALCGVPFFSGFYSKDSIIDAVHESHRWGSGYAYFCVVVGAFVTATYTFRQMYMTFHGKERFKVVEHHDHHDAHGHDDHHDDHGHHEPGVLHHAPKESPWVVTLPLILLAIPSLLVGFFTVQPMLFGNWFGSAVHVDEANNVLGEIGKEFGGSMAMALQGFTQLPFFLVLAAFIITTYIYLFNPSVADKIKSALKPIWVILDRKYWVDDIYFAIFARGGVALGRMFWKGGDAAVIDGVLIDGSASTIKRIASGVRRLQSGYLYHYAFAMILGLILLLGGYWLVGQ, encoded by the coding sequence ATGGAACTTTCCTCCTCCATACTGTTGACTATCGCACTGGCGCCGCTGGTGGGATGCTTGCTGGCGGGTTTCCTCGGCAAGCAGATCGGCCGCGTCGGCGCACATAGCGTCACCATTCTGGGCTTGCTGGTTTCCTGCGGCCTGTCGTTCTATGTGCTGTACCAGATCACTGCGGGTGGTGCGCCGGTCTACAACCACAATCTCTATACCTGGTTCGAGATTGGCAAGTACACGGCTAGCGTGGGTTTCCTGATCGATCGCCTCACTGCCATGATGATGGTGGTAGTGACCTTCGTGTCGCTGTTGGTGCATGTCTACACCATCGGCTACATGGCGGATGACGACGGCTACCAGCGCTTCTTCAGCTACATCTCGCTGTTCACCTTCTCGATGTTGATGCTCGTGATGAGCAACAACTTCCTGCAGTTGTTCTTCGGCTGGGAAGCAGTGGGCCTGGTGTCATACCTGCTGATCGGCTTCTGGTACAAGCGTCCGACTGCAATCTTCGCCAACCTCAAGGCATTCCTCGTCAACCGCGTGGGCGACTTCGGCTTCCTGCTTGGTATTGCTGCAATCCTGTACTTCCTGGGTACGCTGGATTACGCCACGGCGTTCGCCTCGGCTCCGACCCTGGTGGGTAAGACGCTGACGTTGACCCAGAACATCCACTGGGACGCGGCGACGGTGATCTGCATCCTGCTGTTCATTGGCGCGATGGGTAAATCGGCGCAGGTGCCGCTGCACGTGTGGCTGCCCGACTCGATGGAAGGCCCGACCCCGATCTCCGCGCTGATCCACGCGGCAACGATGGTGACCGCCGGCATCTTCATGGTGGCGCGCATGTCGCCGCTGTATGAACTGTCCGACACCGCGCTGAGTTTCGTGCTGGTCATCGGCGCTACCGGTGCGCTGTTCACTGGCCTGATCGGTATCGTGCAGAACGACATCAAGCGTGTGGTGGCGTATTCGACGCTGTCGCAGCTGGGTTACATGACGGTGGCGTTGGGTGTGTCGGCTTACGCCGGTGCCGTGTTCCACCTGATGACGCACGCCTTCTTCAAGGCGCTGCTGTTCTTGGGCGCGGGCTCGGTGATCATCGCCATGCACCACGAGCAGGACATGCGCTACATGGGTGGTCTGCGCAAGTACATGCCGATTACCTGCATCACGATGTGGATCGGTGCCCTGGCACTGTGCGGCGTACCGTTCTTCTCGGGCTTCTATTCCAAGGATTCGATCATCGATGCGGTGCACGAGTCGCATCGCTGGGGTTCCGGTTACGCATACTTCTGCGTGGTGGTTGGCGCGTTTGTGACGGCAACGTATACGTTCCGCCAGATGTACATGACCTTCCATGGCAAGGAACGCTTCAAGGTGGTTGAGCATCATGATCACCACGATGCACACGGCCACGATGATCACCATGACGATCACGGCCATCACGAGCCTGGCGTGCTGCACCATGCACCCAAGGAATCGCCGTGGGTGGTCACGCTGCCGCTGATCCTGCTGGCCATTCCGTCGCTGCTCGTGGGCTTCTTTACCGTGCAGCCAATGTTGTTCGGCAACTGGTTCGGTAGTGCAGTGCACGTCGACGAGGCCAACAACGTGCTCGGTGAAATCGGCAAGGAATTCGGCGGCTCAATGGCGATGGCGCTGCAAGGCTTTACCCAGCTGCCGTTCTTCCTGGTGCTGGCGGCGTTTATCATCACCACTTACATCTATCTGTTTAACCCGTCGGTGGCCGACAAGATCAAGAGCGCGCTGAAGCCGATCTGGGTGATCCTCGATCGCAAGTATTGGGTCGATGACATCTACTTCGCGATCTTCGCGCGTGGTGGCGTCGCACTGGGTCGCATGTTCTGGAAGGGTGGCGATGCCGCAGTGATCGACGGTGTGCTGATCGACGGCTCCGCCAGCACGATCAAGCGCATCGCATCGGGCGTGCGTCGTCTCCAATCCGGTTATCTGTATCACTACGCGTTTGCGATGATCCTCGGCCTCATCCTGCTTCTGGGTGGGTACTGGCTGGTCGGGCAATAA
- a CDS encoding NADH-quinone oxidoreductase subunit M, whose amino-acid sequence MFNHLLSLLIWLPIAGAVPVLLAGSDRPNTARWLSLLVAILTFAVSLYLIPQYNTGAGGMQLAENHVWISALNVHYALAVDGISVALILLTTFVGILVIIGAWEVIQDKPHQYMAAMLVLEGLMIGVFCATDALLFYVFFEAMLIPMFILIGIWGGPRRVYATLKFFIYTFLGSIFMLIGLIYLYLKAGTFDLHTLATLPLTLQEQSWLFFAFLIAFAVKVPMVPVHTWLPDAHVEAPTGGSVVLAAVMLKIGGYGFLRFSLPIVPDASAQFAWLVILLSLIAVVYIGYVALVQEDMKKLVAYSSVAHMGFVTLGIFIAFMLVREQGNTDAARLGMQGAMVQMISHGFISGAMFSCIGVLYDRMHTRLIKDYGGVINVMPWFGFFYVLFAMANCGLPGTSGFVGEFMVILASFSASPWIALFAAFTLIIGAAYTLWLVKRVLWGEVTNSHVAEMKDINGRETLVLGAFAALVLIIGVWPEPLTHLMDSSVTQLVQLLAIHKV is encoded by the coding sequence ATGTTCAATCATCTGCTCAGCCTGCTGATCTGGCTGCCCATCGCAGGCGCGGTGCCTGTCCTGTTGGCCGGTTCGGACCGTCCTAACACGGCCCGCTGGCTGTCCTTGTTGGTAGCCATCCTCACCTTTGCCGTCAGCCTGTACCTGATTCCGCAATACAATACGGGCGCAGGCGGCATGCAACTGGCCGAAAATCACGTGTGGATTTCGGCGCTCAACGTCCATTACGCCCTGGCGGTGGATGGCATCTCGGTCGCGCTGATCCTGCTGACCACGTTCGTGGGCATCTTGGTGATCATTGGTGCCTGGGAAGTGATCCAGGACAAGCCGCACCAATACATGGCTGCGATGCTGGTGCTCGAAGGCCTGATGATCGGTGTGTTCTGCGCGACCGACGCCTTGCTGTTCTACGTGTTCTTCGAGGCGATGTTGATTCCGATGTTCATCCTCATCGGTATCTGGGGTGGTCCACGTCGTGTCTACGCGACACTGAAGTTCTTTATCTACACCTTCCTGGGCTCGATCTTCATGTTGATCGGCCTGATCTACCTGTACCTGAAGGCAGGCACGTTCGATCTGCACACGCTGGCGACGCTGCCGCTCACGCTGCAGGAGCAGAGCTGGTTGTTCTTCGCCTTCCTCATCGCGTTCGCGGTGAAGGTGCCGATGGTGCCGGTGCACACCTGGTTGCCGGATGCCCACGTGGAAGCCCCGACGGGCGGTTCGGTGGTGCTGGCCGCGGTGATGCTGAAGATCGGTGGCTACGGATTCCTGCGTTTCAGCCTGCCGATCGTGCCGGATGCTTCTGCGCAGTTCGCCTGGCTGGTCATCCTGCTGAGCCTGATTGCCGTGGTCTACATCGGCTATGTGGCGCTGGTGCAGGAAGACATGAAGAAGCTGGTGGCGTACTCGTCCGTGGCGCACATGGGCTTTGTTACCCTCGGCATCTTCATCGCCTTCATGCTGGTGCGCGAGCAGGGCAATACCGATGCAGCCCGTTTGGGTATGCAGGGTGCGATGGTGCAGATGATTTCGCACGGCTTTATCTCGGGCGCGATGTTCTCGTGCATCGGGGTGCTGTACGACCGCATGCACACTCGCCTGATCAAGGATTACGGCGGCGTGATCAACGTGATGCCGTGGTTTGGTTTCTTCTATGTGCTGTTTGCCATGGCCAATTGCGGCCTGCCGGGCACCAGCGGTTTCGTAGGTGAGTTCATGGTGATTCTCGCCAGCTTCAGCGCCAGTCCGTGGATTGCGTTGTTTGCTGCCTTCACCCTGATTATCGGCGCGGCCTACACGCTGTGGCTGGTGAAGCGGGTGCTGTGGGGCGAGGTGACCAATTCCCATGTGGCCGAGATGAAGGACATTAACGGGCGCGAAACCCTCGTGCTCGGTGCATTTGCCGCGCTGGTGCTGATCATCGGCGTCTGGCCTGAGCCGCTGACCCATCTGATGGACAGCTCGGTCACGCAGCTGGTCCAGCTGTTGGCCATCCATAAGGTTTGA